A genomic segment from Pelobates fuscus isolate aPelFus1 chromosome 7, aPelFus1.pri, whole genome shotgun sequence encodes:
- the FAM78B gene encoding protein FAM78B isoform X2 — protein sequence MNDNFYPSVTWAVPVSESNLPLLTRIKRDQSFTTWLVAMNATTKEKIILQTIKWRMRVDIEVDPSQMLGKRARLVGRTQQEQPRILSRMEPIPPNALVKPNANDAQVLMWRPKRGQSVVVIPPK from the coding sequence ATGAATGACAACTTCTACCCCAGCGTGACGTGGGCTGTACCCGTCAGTGAAAGTAACCTTCCCTTGCTCACCAGGATCAAGAGAGACCAAAGTTTTACTACGTGGTTGGTAGCTATGAATGCCACCACCAAGGAGAAGATCATTCTGCAAACGATAAAATGGAGAATGAGGGTAGATATTGAGGTGGATCCATCTCAGATGTTGGGTAAACGTGCCAGGTTGGTGGGGAGGACTCAACAGGAGCAGCCAAGGATTTTAAGCCGCATGGAGCCTATCCCACCTAATGCTTTAGTAAAGCCCAATGCTAATGATGCTCAGGTCTTGATGTGGAGACCTAAAAGAGGACAGTCTGTAGTAGTAATTCCTCCAAAATAG